In Triticum urartu cultivar G1812 chromosome 6, Tu2.1, whole genome shotgun sequence, the following proteins share a genomic window:
- the LOC125512330 gene encoding plastidic ATP/ADP-transporter-like: MAYIPLDEDMKVKGKAAIDVVCNPLGKSGGALIQQFMILSFGSLANSTPYLGGILLVIVIAWLGAVRSLDSQFSPLAKQDLEREQKLKAEAVETTAQVVGTGNGSLQENVASTNGTVIKQSQEPEITAPEKSGKQS, from the coding sequence GTCAAAGGTAAGGCAGCAATAGATGTGGTATGCAACCCACTGGGAAAATCTGGAGgcgccttgatccagcagttcATGATCTTGTCATTTGGGTCTCTTGCCAACTCAACGCCGTACCTTGGAGGAATATTGCTGGTGATTGTCATCGCGTGGTTGGGCGCTGTAAGGTCCCTTGACTCGCAGTTCTCTCCCCTGGCAAAGCAAGACCTGGAGAGGGAACAGAAGCTGAAAGCAGAGGCGGTAGAAACGACGGCTCAAGTCGTTGGGACAGGGAACGGTTCCCTTCAAGAAAATGTTGCTTCCACAAACGGTACGGTCATCAAACAGTCGCAAGAACCCGAGATCACTGCCCCTGAAAAATCTGGCAAGCAGTCTTAA
- the LOC125512329 gene encoding protein argonaute PNH1-like isoform X3, whose product MLEVLEVPWTVVGGKAAGGCPGPPRRQALQSSLAHPKAATRSPGAGCKKCNSGASGPRRNGARARSKEEAVVPAACTGVVAVAPAEPPPVSSKGLELCRRPGFGRAGTRCVVKANHFLAEVADKDLPQYDVKITPEVRSRSVSRAIVAELVRLYRASDLGMRLPAYDGRSNLYTAGRLPFDAREFVIRLAVDDDGVSSATVREKEYKVAIKFAAGADLRHLREFMAGRQPDEPQGGLQVLDVVLREVASQRYLSVRRSFYSPDIRTPQRLGDGLQSWFGFYQSIRPTQMGLSLNIDMSSTAFVEPLPVIDFAAQILGKDVMSRPLSDANRVRIKKALHDLKVEITHRGSLRRKYRVFGLTAQPTHELIFPIDDEVKSVVEYFKEMYGFTIKQPHLPCLLVGNQKKPNYLPMEVCKIVEGQRYKKRLNEKQITSLLKVTCQRPGDKEMDIRRTVHKNGYDQDPYAKEFGINISDKLTSIEARVLPAPWLKYHDTGKESECLPRVGQWDMKNKKVVNGCTVNHWASINFSRSVQESTASGFCQELAQTCKLLGMEFNSEPAIPMYSARPEQAVQALKHVYNAALKKPKGKELELLLVILPDNNGALYGDIKRICETELGIMSQCCLAKHVFKICKRYLANVSLKINVKMGGRNTVLLDAVSRRIPLVSDVPTIIFGADVTHPETREDTSPSIAAVVASQDWPEVTKYAGLVCAQAYRQELIQDLYKTWHDPQRGTVTGGMIRELLISFRKATGQKPLRIIFYRDGVSAGQFHQVLLYELDAIRKACASLEPNYQPPVTFVIVQKRHHTKLFANNHNDKSSTDKSGNILPGTVVDSKICHPTQFDFYLCSHAGIQGTSKPAHYHVLWDENNFMADEMQTLTNNLCYTYVRCTRSVSVVPPVYYAHLAAFRARFYMDQDSLSVKNANGRNGGAMKTMPAVKERVKRVMFYC is encoded by the exons ATGCTCGAGGTTTTGGAGGTGCCGTGGACGGTGGTCGGTGGTAAGGCGGCTGGCGGGTGCCCGGGGCCGCCGCGGAGACAGGCGCTGCAAAGCAGCTTGGCGCACCCCAAGGCGGCCACGCGGTCGCCGGGGGCGGGATGCAAGAAGTGCAATTCCGGTGCGAGCGGCCCGCGGCGCAACGGCGCGCGGGCGCGGAGCAAGGAGGAGGCGGTGGTGCCTGCCGCGTGCACTGGCGTTGTCGCCGTCGCGCCAGCGGAGCCGCCGCCGGTGTCGAGCAAGGGGCTCGAGCTCTGCCGCCGTCCGGGGTTCGGGAGGGCGGGCACGCGCTGCGTGGTGAAGGCCAACCATTTCCTCGCGGAGGTCGCCGACAAGGACCTCCCCCAGTACGAC GTCAAGATCACGCCGGAGGTGAGGTCGCGGAGCGTGAGCCGGGCCATCGTGGCCGAGCTGGTTCGCCTCTACCGCGCGTCCGACCTCGGCATGCGCCTCCCGGCCTACGACGGCCGCAGCAACCTCTACACCGCCGGCCGCCTCCCCTTCGACGCCCGAGAGTTCGTCATACGCCTCGCCGTCGACGACGACGGCGTCTCCAGCGCCACCGTCCG GGAGAAGGAGTACAAGGTGGCCATCAAATTCGCTGCCGGCGCCGACCTGCGCCACCTCCGGGAGTTCATGGCGGGGCGGCAACCCGATGAGCCGCAGGGGGGCCTACAGGTCCTCGACGTCGTGCTGCGGGAAGTCGCTAGCCAGAGGTACCTCTCCGTAAGGCGGTCGTTCTACTCGCCGGACATTAGGACGCCGCAGAGGCTCGGCGATGGCTTGCAGTCGTGGTTCGGCTTCTACCAGAGCATCCGGCCGACCCAAATGGGATTGTCACTCAACATCG ACATGTCGTCCACGGCATTTGTCGAGCCGCTGCCGGTGATCGATTTTGCGGCGCAGATCCTGGGGAAGGATGTCATGTCAAGGCCGTTGTCGGACGCGAACCGAGTCAGG ATAAAGAAAGCTCTACACGATTTGAAGGTCGAAATCACTCACCGGGGAAGTTTAAGACGGAAATACCGTGTCTTCGGCTTGACAGCGCAACCAACTCATGAGCTAAT TTTCCCAATTGACGATGAAGTGAAATCGGTTGTAGAGTACTTCAAGGAAATGTATGGTTTCACCATAAAGCAACCACATCTTCCCTGCCTTCTTGTAGGAAACCAAAAGAAGCCAAATTATCTACCAATGGAG GTCTGCAAGATTGTTGAAGGTCAGAGATACAAGAAGAGGTTGAATGAAAAGCAGATCACATCATTACTGAAAGTTACATGCCAAAGGCCTGGAGACAAGGAAATGGATATTCGACGG ACCGTTCACAAAAATGGATATGATCAAGATCCCTATGCGAAGGAATTTGGGATAAACATAAGCGACAAACTCACCTCTATTGAAGCAAGAGTTCTGCCTGCACCCTGG CTAAAATATCATGATACCGGAAAAGAGTCAGAGTGCTTACCTCGTGTTGGCCAATGGGACATGAAAAACAAG AAAGTTGTCAATGGATGCACTGTGAATCATTGGGCATCCATTAACTTCTCAAGAAGTGTTCAAGAAAGCACTGCCAGTGGATTTTGCCAGGAGTTAGCCCAAACGTGTAAACTTTTAGGCATG GAGTTCAACAGCGAGCCTGCTATACCAATGTATTCGGCTAGACCAGAGCAAGCAGTACAGGCGCTTAAGCATGTGTATAACGCTGCACTGaaaaaacccaagggaaaggagcTTGAGCTTCTTTTGGTAATCCTCCCTGACAACAATGGTGCATTGTATG GTGACATAAAGCGCATTTGTGAGACCGAATTGGGAATAATGTCACAGTGCTGCTTAGCAAAGCATGTATTTAAGATCTGCAAACGATACCTGGCGAATGTCTCACTCAAAATCAATGTTAAG ATGGGGGGAAGAAATACCGTACTCTTGGACGCGGTAAGTCGGAGAATCCCATTGGTCAGTGATGTACCGACAATAATATTTGGTGCGGATGTAACGCATCCTGAAACCAGAGAGGACACCAGTCCATCAATTGCTGCG GTTGTTGCTTCTCAAGACTGGCCAGAAGTTACAAAGTACGCTGGATTGGTGTGCGCTCAAGCTTATCGGCAAGAGCTCATCCAGGATCTCTACAAAACATGGCATGATCCTCAGCGAGGCACTGTCACCGGAGGCATGATCAG GGAGCTTTTAATTTCCTTCAGGAAAGCCACAGGGCAGAAACCATTGAGAATAATCTTCTACAG GGACGGTGTCAGCGCAGGACAGTTCCATCAAGTATTACTTTACGAGTTAGATGCTATCCGCAAG GCTTGTGCATCTTTAGAACCAAATTACCAACCTCCAGTGACGTTTGTGATAGTCCAAAAGCGTCACCATACAAAACTATTTGCAAACAACCACAATGATAAAAGCAGCACCGACAAGAGCGGAAATATCCTGCCTG GCACCGTTGTTGATTCAAAGATATGCCATCCCACACagtttgatttctacctctgcagccatGCTGGAATCCAG GGCACCAGTAAGCCAGCACATTATCATGTTCTGTGGGACGAGAACAATTTCATGGCGGATGAAATGCAGACTTTGACGAACAACCTTTGCTACAC GTATGTGCGTTGCACACGATCTGTTTCTGTCG TGCCGCCTGTTTACTACGCTCATCTAGCCGCATTCCGGGCACGTTTCTACATGGACCAAGATAGCCTCTCGGTGAAGAATGCCAACGGGAGGAATGGAGGCGCCATGAAGACTATGCCGGCAGTGAAAGAGAGGGTGAAGAGGGTGATGTTCTACTGCTGA
- the LOC125512329 gene encoding protein argonaute PNH1-like isoform X2, translating to MLEVLEVPWTVVGGKAAGGCPGPPRRQALQSSLAHPKAATRSPGAGCKKCNSGASGPRRNGARARSKEEAVVPAACTGVVAVAPAEPPPVSSKGLELCRRPGFGRAGTRCVVKANHFLAEVADKDLPQYDVKITPEVRSRSVSRAIVAELVRLYRASDLGMRLPAYDGRSNLYTAGRLPFDAREFVIRLAVDDDGVSSATVRYTQSADPEKEYKVAIKFAAGADLRHLREFMAGRQPDEPQGGLQVLDVVLREVASQRYLSVRRSFYSPDIRTPQRLGDGLQSWFGFYQSIRPTQMGLSLNIDMSSTAFVEPLPVIDFAAQILGKDVMSRPLSDANRVRIKKALHDLKVEITHRGSLRRKYRVFGLTAQPTHELIFPIDDEVKSVVEYFKEMYGFTIKQPHLPCLLVGNQKKPNYLPMEVCKIVEGQRYKKRLNEKQITSLLKVTCQRPGDKEMDIRRTVHKNGYDQDPYAKEFGINISDKLTSIEARVLPAPWLKYHDTGKESECLPRVGQWDMKNKKVVNGCTVNHWASINFSRSVQESTASGFCQELAQTCKLLGMEFNSEPAIPMYSARPEQAVQALKHVYNAALKKPKGKELELLLVILPDNNGALYGDIKRICETELGIMSQCCLAKHVFKICKRYLANVSLKINVKMGGRNTVLLDAVSRRIPLVSDVPTIIFGADVTHPETREDTSPSIAAVVASQDWPEVTKYAGLVCAQAYRQELIQDLYKTWHDPQRGTVTGGMIRELLISFRKATGQKPLRIIFYRDGVSAGQFHQVLLYELDAIRKACASLEPNYQPPVTFVIVQKRHHTKLFANNHNDKSSTDKSGNILPGTVVDSKICHPTQFDFYLCSHAGIQGTSKPAHYHVLWDENNFMADEMQTLTNNLCYTYARCTRSVSVVPPVYYAHLAAFRARFYMDQDSLSVKNANGRNGGAMKTMPAVKERVKRVMFYC from the exons ATGCTCGAGGTTTTGGAGGTGCCGTGGACGGTGGTCGGTGGTAAGGCGGCTGGCGGGTGCCCGGGGCCGCCGCGGAGACAGGCGCTGCAAAGCAGCTTGGCGCACCCCAAGGCGGCCACGCGGTCGCCGGGGGCGGGATGCAAGAAGTGCAATTCCGGTGCGAGCGGCCCGCGGCGCAACGGCGCGCGGGCGCGGAGCAAGGAGGAGGCGGTGGTGCCTGCCGCGTGCACTGGCGTTGTCGCCGTCGCGCCAGCGGAGCCGCCGCCGGTGTCGAGCAAGGGGCTCGAGCTCTGCCGCCGTCCGGGGTTCGGGAGGGCGGGCACGCGCTGCGTGGTGAAGGCCAACCATTTCCTCGCGGAGGTCGCCGACAAGGACCTCCCCCAGTACGAC GTCAAGATCACGCCGGAGGTGAGGTCGCGGAGCGTGAGCCGGGCCATCGTGGCCGAGCTGGTTCGCCTCTACCGCGCGTCCGACCTCGGCATGCGCCTCCCGGCCTACGACGGCCGCAGCAACCTCTACACCGCCGGCCGCCTCCCCTTCGACGCCCGAGAGTTCGTCATACGCCTCGCCGTCGACGACGACGGCGTCTCCAGCGCCACCGTCCGGTACACACAATCGGCCGATCC GGAGAAGGAGTACAAGGTGGCCATCAAATTCGCTGCCGGCGCCGACCTGCGCCACCTCCGGGAGTTCATGGCGGGGCGGCAACCCGATGAGCCGCAGGGGGGCCTACAGGTCCTCGACGTCGTGCTGCGGGAAGTCGCTAGCCAGAGGTACCTCTCCGTAAGGCGGTCGTTCTACTCGCCGGACATTAGGACGCCGCAGAGGCTCGGCGATGGCTTGCAGTCGTGGTTCGGCTTCTACCAGAGCATCCGGCCGACCCAAATGGGATTGTCACTCAACATCG ACATGTCGTCCACGGCATTTGTCGAGCCGCTGCCGGTGATCGATTTTGCGGCGCAGATCCTGGGGAAGGATGTCATGTCAAGGCCGTTGTCGGACGCGAACCGAGTCAGG ATAAAGAAAGCTCTACACGATTTGAAGGTCGAAATCACTCACCGGGGAAGTTTAAGACGGAAATACCGTGTCTTCGGCTTGACAGCGCAACCAACTCATGAGCTAAT TTTCCCAATTGACGATGAAGTGAAATCGGTTGTAGAGTACTTCAAGGAAATGTATGGTTTCACCATAAAGCAACCACATCTTCCCTGCCTTCTTGTAGGAAACCAAAAGAAGCCAAATTATCTACCAATGGAG GTCTGCAAGATTGTTGAAGGTCAGAGATACAAGAAGAGGTTGAATGAAAAGCAGATCACATCATTACTGAAAGTTACATGCCAAAGGCCTGGAGACAAGGAAATGGATATTCGACGG ACCGTTCACAAAAATGGATATGATCAAGATCCCTATGCGAAGGAATTTGGGATAAACATAAGCGACAAACTCACCTCTATTGAAGCAAGAGTTCTGCCTGCACCCTGG CTAAAATATCATGATACCGGAAAAGAGTCAGAGTGCTTACCTCGTGTTGGCCAATGGGACATGAAAAACAAG AAAGTTGTCAATGGATGCACTGTGAATCATTGGGCATCCATTAACTTCTCAAGAAGTGTTCAAGAAAGCACTGCCAGTGGATTTTGCCAGGAGTTAGCCCAAACGTGTAAACTTTTAGGCATG GAGTTCAACAGCGAGCCTGCTATACCAATGTATTCGGCTAGACCAGAGCAAGCAGTACAGGCGCTTAAGCATGTGTATAACGCTGCACTGaaaaaacccaagggaaaggagcTTGAGCTTCTTTTGGTAATCCTCCCTGACAACAATGGTGCATTGTATG GTGACATAAAGCGCATTTGTGAGACCGAATTGGGAATAATGTCACAGTGCTGCTTAGCAAAGCATGTATTTAAGATCTGCAAACGATACCTGGCGAATGTCTCACTCAAAATCAATGTTAAG ATGGGGGGAAGAAATACCGTACTCTTGGACGCGGTAAGTCGGAGAATCCCATTGGTCAGTGATGTACCGACAATAATATTTGGTGCGGATGTAACGCATCCTGAAACCAGAGAGGACACCAGTCCATCAATTGCTGCG GTTGTTGCTTCTCAAGACTGGCCAGAAGTTACAAAGTACGCTGGATTGGTGTGCGCTCAAGCTTATCGGCAAGAGCTCATCCAGGATCTCTACAAAACATGGCATGATCCTCAGCGAGGCACTGTCACCGGAGGCATGATCAG GGAGCTTTTAATTTCCTTCAGGAAAGCCACAGGGCAGAAACCATTGAGAATAATCTTCTACAG GGACGGTGTCAGCGCAGGACAGTTCCATCAAGTATTACTTTACGAGTTAGATGCTATCCGCAAG GCTTGTGCATCTTTAGAACCAAATTACCAACCTCCAGTGACGTTTGTGATAGTCCAAAAGCGTCACCATACAAAACTATTTGCAAACAACCACAATGATAAAAGCAGCACCGACAAGAGCGGAAATATCCTGCCTG GCACCGTTGTTGATTCAAAGATATGCCATCCCACACagtttgatttctacctctgcagccatGCTGGAATCCAG GGCACCAGTAAGCCAGCACATTATCATGTTCTGTGGGACGAGAACAATTTCATGGCGGATGAAATGCAGACTTTGACGAACAACCTTTGCTACACGTATGC GCGTTGCACACGATCTGTTTCTGTCG TGCCGCCTGTTTACTACGCTCATCTAGCCGCATTCCGGGCACGTTTCTACATGGACCAAGATAGCCTCTCGGTGAAGAATGCCAACGGGAGGAATGGAGGCGCCATGAAGACTATGCCGGCAGTGAAAGAGAGGGTGAAGAGGGTGATGTTCTACTGCTGA
- the LOC125512329 gene encoding protein argonaute PNH1-like isoform X1, with product MLEVLEVPWTVVGGKAAGGCPGPPRRQALQSSLAHPKAATRSPGAGCKKCNSGASGPRRNGARARSKEEAVVPAACTGVVAVAPAEPPPVSSKGLELCRRPGFGRAGTRCVVKANHFLAEVADKDLPQYDVKITPEVRSRSVSRAIVAELVRLYRASDLGMRLPAYDGRSNLYTAGRLPFDAREFVIRLAVDDDGVSSATVRYTQSADPEKEYKVAIKFAAGADLRHLREFMAGRQPDEPQGGLQVLDVVLREVASQRYLSVRRSFYSPDIRTPQRLGDGLQSWFGFYQSIRPTQMGLSLNIDMSSTAFVEPLPVIDFAAQILGKDVMSRPLSDANRVRIKKALHDLKVEITHRGSLRRKYRVFGLTAQPTHELIFPIDDEVKSVVEYFKEMYGFTIKQPHLPCLLVGNQKKPNYLPMEVCKIVEGQRYKKRLNEKQITSLLKVTCQRPGDKEMDIRRTVHKNGYDQDPYAKEFGINISDKLTSIEARVLPAPWLKYHDTGKESECLPRVGQWDMKNKKVVNGCTVNHWASINFSRSVQESTASGFCQELAQTCKLLGMEFNSEPAIPMYSARPEQAVQALKHVYNAALKKPKGKELELLLVILPDNNGALYGDIKRICETELGIMSQCCLAKHVFKICKRYLANVSLKINVKMGGRNTVLLDAVSRRIPLVSDVPTIIFGADVTHPETREDTSPSIAAVVASQDWPEVTKYAGLVCAQAYRQELIQDLYKTWHDPQRGTVTGGMIRELLISFRKATGQKPLRIIFYRDGVSAGQFHQVLLYELDAIRKACASLEPNYQPPVTFVIVQKRHHTKLFANNHNDKSSTDKSGNILPGTVVDSKICHPTQFDFYLCSHAGIQGTSKPAHYHVLWDENNFMADEMQTLTNNLCYTYVRCTRSVSVVPPVYYAHLAAFRARFYMDQDSLSVKNANGRNGGAMKTMPAVKERVKRVMFYC from the exons ATGCTCGAGGTTTTGGAGGTGCCGTGGACGGTGGTCGGTGGTAAGGCGGCTGGCGGGTGCCCGGGGCCGCCGCGGAGACAGGCGCTGCAAAGCAGCTTGGCGCACCCCAAGGCGGCCACGCGGTCGCCGGGGGCGGGATGCAAGAAGTGCAATTCCGGTGCGAGCGGCCCGCGGCGCAACGGCGCGCGGGCGCGGAGCAAGGAGGAGGCGGTGGTGCCTGCCGCGTGCACTGGCGTTGTCGCCGTCGCGCCAGCGGAGCCGCCGCCGGTGTCGAGCAAGGGGCTCGAGCTCTGCCGCCGTCCGGGGTTCGGGAGGGCGGGCACGCGCTGCGTGGTGAAGGCCAACCATTTCCTCGCGGAGGTCGCCGACAAGGACCTCCCCCAGTACGAC GTCAAGATCACGCCGGAGGTGAGGTCGCGGAGCGTGAGCCGGGCCATCGTGGCCGAGCTGGTTCGCCTCTACCGCGCGTCCGACCTCGGCATGCGCCTCCCGGCCTACGACGGCCGCAGCAACCTCTACACCGCCGGCCGCCTCCCCTTCGACGCCCGAGAGTTCGTCATACGCCTCGCCGTCGACGACGACGGCGTCTCCAGCGCCACCGTCCGGTACACACAATCGGCCGATCC GGAGAAGGAGTACAAGGTGGCCATCAAATTCGCTGCCGGCGCCGACCTGCGCCACCTCCGGGAGTTCATGGCGGGGCGGCAACCCGATGAGCCGCAGGGGGGCCTACAGGTCCTCGACGTCGTGCTGCGGGAAGTCGCTAGCCAGAGGTACCTCTCCGTAAGGCGGTCGTTCTACTCGCCGGACATTAGGACGCCGCAGAGGCTCGGCGATGGCTTGCAGTCGTGGTTCGGCTTCTACCAGAGCATCCGGCCGACCCAAATGGGATTGTCACTCAACATCG ACATGTCGTCCACGGCATTTGTCGAGCCGCTGCCGGTGATCGATTTTGCGGCGCAGATCCTGGGGAAGGATGTCATGTCAAGGCCGTTGTCGGACGCGAACCGAGTCAGG ATAAAGAAAGCTCTACACGATTTGAAGGTCGAAATCACTCACCGGGGAAGTTTAAGACGGAAATACCGTGTCTTCGGCTTGACAGCGCAACCAACTCATGAGCTAAT TTTCCCAATTGACGATGAAGTGAAATCGGTTGTAGAGTACTTCAAGGAAATGTATGGTTTCACCATAAAGCAACCACATCTTCCCTGCCTTCTTGTAGGAAACCAAAAGAAGCCAAATTATCTACCAATGGAG GTCTGCAAGATTGTTGAAGGTCAGAGATACAAGAAGAGGTTGAATGAAAAGCAGATCACATCATTACTGAAAGTTACATGCCAAAGGCCTGGAGACAAGGAAATGGATATTCGACGG ACCGTTCACAAAAATGGATATGATCAAGATCCCTATGCGAAGGAATTTGGGATAAACATAAGCGACAAACTCACCTCTATTGAAGCAAGAGTTCTGCCTGCACCCTGG CTAAAATATCATGATACCGGAAAAGAGTCAGAGTGCTTACCTCGTGTTGGCCAATGGGACATGAAAAACAAG AAAGTTGTCAATGGATGCACTGTGAATCATTGGGCATCCATTAACTTCTCAAGAAGTGTTCAAGAAAGCACTGCCAGTGGATTTTGCCAGGAGTTAGCCCAAACGTGTAAACTTTTAGGCATG GAGTTCAACAGCGAGCCTGCTATACCAATGTATTCGGCTAGACCAGAGCAAGCAGTACAGGCGCTTAAGCATGTGTATAACGCTGCACTGaaaaaacccaagggaaaggagcTTGAGCTTCTTTTGGTAATCCTCCCTGACAACAATGGTGCATTGTATG GTGACATAAAGCGCATTTGTGAGACCGAATTGGGAATAATGTCACAGTGCTGCTTAGCAAAGCATGTATTTAAGATCTGCAAACGATACCTGGCGAATGTCTCACTCAAAATCAATGTTAAG ATGGGGGGAAGAAATACCGTACTCTTGGACGCGGTAAGTCGGAGAATCCCATTGGTCAGTGATGTACCGACAATAATATTTGGTGCGGATGTAACGCATCCTGAAACCAGAGAGGACACCAGTCCATCAATTGCTGCG GTTGTTGCTTCTCAAGACTGGCCAGAAGTTACAAAGTACGCTGGATTGGTGTGCGCTCAAGCTTATCGGCAAGAGCTCATCCAGGATCTCTACAAAACATGGCATGATCCTCAGCGAGGCACTGTCACCGGAGGCATGATCAG GGAGCTTTTAATTTCCTTCAGGAAAGCCACAGGGCAGAAACCATTGAGAATAATCTTCTACAG GGACGGTGTCAGCGCAGGACAGTTCCATCAAGTATTACTTTACGAGTTAGATGCTATCCGCAAG GCTTGTGCATCTTTAGAACCAAATTACCAACCTCCAGTGACGTTTGTGATAGTCCAAAAGCGTCACCATACAAAACTATTTGCAAACAACCACAATGATAAAAGCAGCACCGACAAGAGCGGAAATATCCTGCCTG GCACCGTTGTTGATTCAAAGATATGCCATCCCACACagtttgatttctacctctgcagccatGCTGGAATCCAG GGCACCAGTAAGCCAGCACATTATCATGTTCTGTGGGACGAGAACAATTTCATGGCGGATGAAATGCAGACTTTGACGAACAACCTTTGCTACAC GTATGTGCGTTGCACACGATCTGTTTCTGTCG TGCCGCCTGTTTACTACGCTCATCTAGCCGCATTCCGGGCACGTTTCTACATGGACCAAGATAGCCTCTCGGTGAAGAATGCCAACGGGAGGAATGGAGGCGCCATGAAGACTATGCCGGCAGTGAAAGAGAGGGTGAAGAGGGTGATGTTCTACTGCTGA